The Pochonia chlamydosporia 170 chromosome 1, whole genome shotgun sequence genome window below encodes:
- a CDS encoding soluble NSF attachment protein, SNAP domain-containing protein, giving the protein MGPSGHGLLKQAENTLSSTGSFWNRLTGSEETYRSAAEGFIQAAERFLQEGLYIEAGNAFKKGADTFRNHVEDSSHSTGPNYQRAHEAFMQAYKGGQSSEVNGNVVLDRAKECATTMGEVFKERKDFSRLTKAYSALGDLYREQLNDVTEAEKWYLNAFNVYFKPNHKEPEKPFVDSRSIASGYLIRIAEMLVDHGVELSAKQVGKMETGNYFKRAASAYQMAATIIEPERAGLVIAKPRLFNSGLCSLAIGDAAELGPERFLSSSVFNTTLFNTGPLATLLRDLAAAIRQDIPDLERFAACVESSAKVTSLDHRQRNILSAARRVTWGDQLTEAELQQERERRSSSQQYGQSQQYGQSQQYGQSQQYGQPQQHGQPQQYGQPQQYGQSLQDQRNQQTQHHQQRHIPDEQEEDNEFV; this is encoded by the exons ATGGGACCAAGCGGTCATGGTCTGTTGAAGCAG GCAGAGAACACACTGTCCAGTACCGGCAGTTTCTGGAACCGTCTTACCGGCAGTGAAGAGACGTACCGCTCCGCGGCTGAAGGTTTTATCCAGGCGGCCGAGCGGTTTCTGCAGGAAGGGTTAT ACATCGAAGCCGGAAATGCGTTTAAGAAAGGTGCGGATACCTTTCGGAATCATGTGGAAGATTCCTCGCACTCCACCGGCCCCAATTACCAGAGAGCGCACGAAGCCTTTATGCAAGCCTACAAAGGCGGCCAATCCAGCGAAGTGAACGGAAATGTCGTCCTTGACCGTGCTAAGGAATGCGCAACGACCATGGGAGAGGTATTCAAGGAGAGAAAGGACTTTTCGAGGTTGACCAAGGCTTACTCAGCACTTGGAGATCTGTATCGTGAACAACTGAACGACGTGACTGAGGCTGAGAAATGGTACCTCAACGCCTTCAACGTGTATTTTAAACCGAATCATAAGGAACCTGAGAAGCCTTTTGTAGACAGTCGAAG TATTGCCAGCGGGTACCTTATTCGGATTGCCGAGATGTTAGTCGATCATGGCGTGGAGCTTTCCGCAAAGCAGGTTGGGAAAATGGAAACAGGTAACTACTTCAAGCGAGCTGCCTCGGCCTACCAAATGGCAGCGACGATTATTGAGCCCGAACGCGCGGGGTTGGTTATAGCGAAGCCCCGTTTGTTCAATTCCGGACTTTGCTCTCTTGCCATTGGAGATGCAGCGGAGCTTGGACCTGAGCGTTTTCTATCTTCTTCAGTATTCAATACGACGCTTTTCAACACGGGGCCGCTGGCAACGCTTCTGAGAGATCTGGCTGCGGCGATTAGGCAGGACATCCCCGACTTAGAGCGGTTTGCGGCGTGCGTGGAATCTTCTGCGAAAGTGACGAGTCTGGACCATCGGCAAAGAAATATACTTTCCGCAGCGAGGAGGGTGACCTGGGGCGATCAACTTACCGAGGCTGAGCTACAACAGGAAAGAGAGCGGCGGTCCTCGTCTCAACAGTATGGCCAGTCTCAGCAATATGGCCAATCTCAGCAATATGGCCAATCTCAGCAATACggccagcctcagcaacatggccagcctcagcaatatggccagcctcagcaatATGGCCAGTCTCTACAAGATCAAAGAAACCAGCAAAcgcagcatcaccagcagagGCACATACCGGAtgagcaggaggaggataATGAGTTTGTCTAA